From the genome of Spirochaetaceae bacterium:
CCGCCACCGTCACCGGTCCGCCGGAACCGGCATTCCAGGTCGCCTCCGCGGCCACCCCGAACAGCAGCAGGTCAGGGCCAAGCACGGGCGGCGCGTAGCTCCCGCTGGCGGGGCCGTCCACGGAGCGGGTCCCGGTGCTCAAGCCATGGGCCCACCCGGCCCGCAGGTCGACGGCGCCGATGCCGCCTCCCAGCCATGCCAGCCAGCCCTCGTCCGGCTGGATCGCGCGGTTGCTGTGCTGCCCGTCGTAGACCAGGTGTGGCAGCCAGCGCGGAAACCCCAGCACCGGCCGCACTCCGGCCGCCAGATGCCAGTCCGGCGTGCCGCCGGAGCGCACCCGCACCGCCGGCAGTGCGAACAGCCGCTCTCCGGTGCGCCCCGCCGCCAGGCCGACGACGGCTCGCGGGCCGTGCGCCGAGATCAACTCCAGCTCCGTCGCGAGCGCCGGCCGCCACTCGGCGGGGGCCGAACGCGCCCGCCAGTGCTGCGCGGACAGCGTTCCCGACCACGGGCCCGCGCCGCCGCTCAACGCTATCCACGCGGCTCGTGCGCCCCGGCCCGCTCCCAGGTCGCCGGCGACGGTCGCGGCGCCCTCGAGACCGACCCGCCAGGAGTTGGCCTCCAGCGCGACCTGCGCCGACACGTCGGCCGCCCCGCCGTCACGCGTGGGGGCCAGCCCGGACAGTCCCAACTCCACGTTCGGAACGAAGCCGGCATCCCGGTAGGACAGGGCGGCGAGAGTCTCATCCAGGGTATCCGCGCCGACGGCGCCGGCCCATGCGCTGAACACCGAGCTGCGTTCCACCGCCTGCACCGATCTGGCGATGCGCAGCACGCCGCCCGGCTCGGGTAACGGCCCGAAACCCGGTGCGTTGACCGCGGGCGCCGCGCGATGCACGGCGCGGCGGCGATCCGACCCCGGCACGGCGAGCGGCTCCTGGTTCACCGGCGGCCCGAGAGGGGGCAGCAGAATGAGCGGATCCTCGGCGGTGACGGTGAGATCGGGGACCTCCAGCGGCGCGGCGCCCGCTTCCTGTGCCGCTGCCGGCCAGTGCGCGGACGCCGCGAACGCCAGCGACAGCACCACCCTGGTGCGCCATGCCGCCGGCGTTGCTCGCCGGCACACCCATGCGCGGCGCACCGGCACGCGGCACGCCGGCGGTGGCGCGGTGGTCCGGTGTACACTGGCAACGCCCGGCAATGAGTGACACACCCGATATCCTGGACCGGTTCGTGGTGTTCGAAGGCCTCGACGGAGCGGGCACCTCGACCCAGTTGGGGATGCTGCGGGACGCACTTCGCGAGCGCGGCACGGCCTGCTTCGCCACCTGCGAACCCACCGACGGACCGATCGGAAGGCTGATCCGCGCGGTATTGCGCGGCGAGCTGTCGGTGTCCGGGTGCACGCTTGCGCTGCTGTTCGCGGCCGACCGCAGCGAACACCTGCACGCTCCGGACGGCGTGCTCGCCGTCCTGCGCGGCGGCGGCTACGTGGCCAGCGATCGCTACCTCTTCTCCAGCGTGGTATATCAATCAACGGACTGCCCCGCCGACTACGTGTCTGCCATCAACGCCCGCTTCCCGCTGCCGCGCCGCCTGATCTTCATCGACACTCCGCCGGAGGAGTGCCAGCGGCGCGTTGCCGCTCGCGGCGCGCGCGAGCTGTTCGACCGTCTGCCGTTGCAGCGGCGCCTGCGCGAGCGCTACCTGGAGGTGAACGCGCACTACGCGGCGCTCGGTGTGGAGGTCGTGACCGTGGACGGCAGTGGGCCGCCGGCGGCCGTGTTCGACCGCATCTGGAAGCACATGGCGAGGTTCTGAGTGCGCCGCCACGATCACGCCGCGACCGTGAAGACGATGCGACCCGGCATTCATCGGATCAGCATCGCGTCGCCGTAGGAAAAGAAACGGTAGCGCATCTCGACGGCCGTGGCGTACGCGGACCGGATCGCCCGCTCGCCGGCCAGCGCGCAGACCAGCGCCAGCAGCGAGGAGCGCGGCGTGTGGAAGTTGGTCAACAACTGATCCACCACCCGGAACCGGTACCCGGGATAGATGAACAGGTCGGTGGACCCGGGGCCGCGGCGCAGCGTGCCGCCGTCCCAGGCCGCCTCCAGGGTACGCACCACGGTGGTCCCCACCGCCACCACCGGGCGGCGTTCGCGCCGCGCCTGCTCCACCGCCAGCGCGGCTGCCTCCGGAACCGAGTAACGCTCGCGGTGCATCACGTGGTCCTCGATCCGCTCGCTGCGAATCGGCGCGAAGGTGGCGGTTCCGACGTGCAGCGTCACGCGCACCACCGCGACCCCGCGTTGCCGGAGCTGCCGCAACAGTACGTCCGTGAAGTGCAGTCCGGCGGTGGGCGCGGCCGCGGAACCGGGATGCTCGGCATATACCGTCTGGTAGCGTTCGGCATCCGCGGCGTCCGCGGGACGGTCGATATACGGCGGTAACGGTATCGAACCGTGCTGCTCCAGGTAGCCGGGCTCGACCGGGCGATCGAAGGAGAGCACCACCGCGCCGCTCCCGTCCGGCGGTGCGCCAAGCGATGCGGACAGGCCGCCCGGGAATGCCACGGTGCGTCCGCCGCGGGCAAGCCGCCGCGCGCCACGCGCAAGCGCCAGCCAGCGGGTGCCGCCTTTGGTTCCGGCCAGCAGCAGAAACGGCACCTCTCTACCACTCGGCAGGCAGCCGGACAGGCGCGCGTGCAACACCCGGGTGTCGTTCAGCACCAGCACGCTGCCCGCAGTGAGGAACGCCGGCAACTCGGCCACCCGCGCATGGTGCAGCGCTCCGGAAGCCCGCTCCAGCACCATGAGCCGTGCCGCGCTGCGCTGCTCCGCCGGCCGCTGCGCGATCAACTCCGGCGGCAGATCAAAACAGAACCTGCTGGTCCGCATCGGTCCCCTTCCGCGATGGCGCACCGGCGAGCGGAAGCCCCAGGTGCTGGTATGCCAGCGGGGTCACCACCCGGCCGCGCGCGGTGCGCTGCAGAAATCCGCGTTGAATCAGATATGGCTCATACACGTCTTCCAGGGTGTCCACGGCCTCGCTGATGGTAATCGCCAGGGTTTCCGATCCCACCGGTCCGCCGTCGTACTTGGTGATGATGGTATTCAGTATTTCACGATCGAGCTTGTCGAGCCCGCTGGAGTCCACCTCCAGCGCTGCCAGACCGCGTTCCACGATCTGCAACGAGATCGCCCCGTCGGCCCATACCTGCGCGTAGTCGCGCATCCGGCGCACCAGGCGGTTGGCCACGCGAGGGGTGCCGCGCGAGCACTGCGCCAGCACCCGCACGGCGCCGCCATCCAGTTCCGTTTGCAGAATTCCGGCCGTGCGGCGCACGATCGCGGCGATCTCGGGCGGCTGGTAGTAGTCGAGGCGGGTGGTGATGCCGAAGCGGGAGTGGAGCGGACCGGACACCAGCCCGGTCTTGGTGGTGGCGCCGACCAGCGTGAACGGCGGCAGCGGAATCTTGATGGAGCGCGCACCCGGTCCCTGCCCCACCACCACGTCGATCTCGTTGTCTTCCATGGCGGTGTACAGCAGTTCCTCCACCGGCGGACGCAGGCGGTGAATCTCGTCGATAAAGAACACGTTGCGCTCGCCGATGTGGGTGAGAATCGCGACCAGGTCGCCGGTCTTTTCCAGCGCCGGCGCCGACGTAGCCTGGAATTCCACGCCCATTTCGTTCGCCAGGATCGCGGCCAGCGTGGTCTTGCCGAGCCCCGGCGGGCCGCTCAGGAACACGTGATCCAGACTCTCGCCGCGCTGCCGCGCGGCCGCCACGAACACCGACAGATTCTCGCGCAGGCGATCGTGACCGATGAAATCGCGCAGGCGCCTGGGGCGCAGCGCGCCCTCCTCACGGTCGTGGTCCGGCAGGTAGGTGCCGGCAACGTCGCGGTCAGCCACTGGTCCCGCTGCCCGGTGCGGCGGGGACGGGCGTCCGCTCGGCGGTGAGCGAGCTCAGGCGGGCGACCGCGCGGCGCAGGATCTCCTGCTCGCTGTCGCTGGCCGCGCCGGCCTCCGCGGCCAGTTCCTTGATTGCCGCGCGCACCGCGCCGCGTGCCTCGCGGGTGCCGAATCCCATGCCGGTCAGCGCCGCGGTAAGGTCCTCCTCCAACCCGGGGGTCCGCGCCGCGGCGGCGGGCGGCAGGCTGAGCTTGCCCTGCAGGGCGAGCACCATTTTCTGGGCGGTCCTGTTGCCGAGGCCGGGAATCTGCACCAAGCGGGGCAGGTCGTTGGTCTCCAGTGCCTGCACCAGTTCGGCGGCCTCGATTCCGGACAGGATGCGGAGCACCAGCCGCGGCCCCACCCCGCCGACCCGCAGCAGGTCGAGAAACAGGGCGCGTTCCGCCTGCGAGGCGAACCCGTAGAGCCGCATCTGGTCATCGCGATGGTACAGGAAGGTGTACAGCTTCACCTCGGCGCCGGGCGCCGGCAGCGCCTCCAGGCTACGCGCCGAAATCGACAGTTCCAGTTCCAGCCCACCCACCTGGACGTGGGCGACGTCGAGGCCCTTGTGAGTCAGCCGGCCGGTGACGCTGTACAACATCGGTCAGGCCGATTCTACCGCGTCGCGGCGGCGCGGGCGAGTGCGGCACGCACCGGCGCGTGCTGCACGTGGCACAGTGCGACCGCCAGCGCATCGGCACTGTGGTCGCTCACCGGCTCGTCGTGCAGGCCGAGCACCATCTTCACCGAGCGCATCACCTGCTCCTTGGGCGCCCTGCTGTGACCGGCCACCGCCTGCTTCACGGCGCCGGGCGCGTATTCGCCGTAATTCACCTTGCACTGCGCCAGCACCAAAATAATAACACCGCGCGCCTGAGCGACGGCAAACGCCGTTCGCACGTTCCTGGAGAAGTACAACTCCTCGATGGCACTCTCGTCGGGGCGATAGCGTTCGATTACCTGGCGCAGGCCGTCACCCAGCATGACCAGGCGGTCGCCGTAGTCGGCGCCGGCGGGCGTGCGGATGACGCCGTCGGCGATGCGCCGTACGCGGCTGCCGGTAGCGGCCAGCACGCCGTACCCGGTCGACGCAAGCCCCGGATCAATGCCGAGCACCACGCTCATCGCGCGTCCATCCTCTCGCAGGGCCGCGGCGAGTGCCACGCCGCGGGCAGCCGCTCAACCGATATCCGCGGCAACCGGCTCCGGCGCCTCCATGTTGGTCGACACCTGCTGAACGTCGTCGTGATCCTCAAGCGCTTCGATCAGCCGCAGAGCGCTGCCCGCCTTGCCCTCGTCGAGCGGCATGCTGGCATCCGGAACCCAGGAGATCTCGGCCATGCGATGTTCGAGACCGGCGCGTTCCACGACGTCGAGCGTGGCATGGAAGTCCTCCGGCCCGGTCAGGACCTCGACCGTGTCGTCGTCGGAGGAGACGTCCTCGGCACCGCCCTCGAGCACCACCTCCATCACCTGGTCTTCGTTGTAACGCTCTGCTTCGAAAGCTATTACTCCTTTACGGGAAAACAGGTAGGAAACGGATCCGGTCTCCCCGAGGTTGCCGCCCCCCTTGGTGAGGATATTGCGTATCTCCGCCGCCGAGCGATTCTTGTTGTCGGTGAGCACCTGGATCAACAGCGCGACCCCGCCGGGGCCGTACGCTTCGTAGAGCAGCTCGTGGAAGTCGGATCCCTCGCCGCCGCCGGACCCTTTCTTGATCGCGCGATCGATGTTGTCGCGCGGCATGTTGGCCTCGCGGGCCTTGAGCATCACCGTGCGCAGGCGCGGATTCGCGTCGGGGTCGCCGCCGCCGAGGCGGGCGGCGACGGTGATCTCCCGGATCAGCTTGGTGAAGATCTTGCCGCGTTTAGCATCCGTGGCGCCCTTCTTGTGGCGTATCGAGTGCCATTTGCTGTGGCCTGACAATATTCTGACTCCTGTTCATGCACCCTACCAGCCGCCATTGATGCGCGTCAACGCGGGGTGGACGGAAGGGCCGCGCCGCGCGGTCCGCTGACGGGCAGACAACGCGTAAGATAGAATTGGCGGCGAGCATGCGCGCGCACCGTACCTTCTCCGGCGCCAGTCCTCGCGGTAGCCGGTTCCGCGGTGCTGTCCACGTACCCCTGCTGGCACGCCGCACGCTGGTATTCGGCTCCATCCGCAGCTTCGCCTTCGGCATCCTGGAATCAGGTCCGAAGACCTTCTTCCTGCTGATAGCGGTGCGCCACTTCGATGCCGGCGACGCCGTCAAGACGCTGGTGTCGCTGCCGCAGGCATTCGGCCTGATTGCGGCTCTGCTGGCGGTGGCCTACCTGGCGCGCCTTCCTCTGCGGCGCAACCTGGTGGTGGCCGGCGCGATGGCACTTGCCGCGGTCGGGTTCTTTGCCGCGGCCGCGGCCGGCTCCCTGACCTGGCACGTCCTGTGGCTGATACCGGCATCCGCCACCGGTGCGGTTACGCTGCCCTTGTACACCGCGATCATCAAGGAGAATTACCCGGCGCGGCTGCGCGGCAGACTGGTAGCCGTCGAGCTGGTGCTGGCGATGCTCGGCTCAGCACTGTTCCACGTCGTCGGCGGCGCGATTCTGGAGAGTTCCGGCGACCGCTATCGTATCGTGATCGCCGCCTACGGCATCGCCAACCTGATCGCGGCGGGCGCACTGCTGTTCGTGCCGTCGCGGCGGCCGCGGCGCGCCGCCAGCGCCGCGCAGGCGGTGTCTCCGCTGGCGGCGCTGGCGCTGCTGTGGCGCGACCGCACGTTCGGCCTGACCGTCGGGGCGTGGTTTCTTTTCGGCCTCGGCAGCCTGCTGGTTGCGCCTCTGCGCATCCTGTTTCTGACCGAGCCGCGCTACGGATTCGACCTGCCGGCGGCCCAGGTCGCGCTCATCGCCGGCACCGTCCCGGACATCATGCGCCTGGTGTTCACGCCGATCTGGGCAAACCTGTTCGACCGTTTCAATTTCATCACGGTCCGGGTCGGCCTGAACACGTGCTCGGTGCTCAGCATCGTGCTGTTCTTTCAGTTGCACAGCGTGCCGGCAGCCATCGTCGGCGCGGCGCTGATGGGGGCGTTCAACGCCGGCGGGATGCTGGCGTGGAGCTTGTGGGTAACTCGCTTTGCCGACCGCGAGAACACGGCTGCGTACATGTCGGCACACACCTTTGCCACCGGCATGCGCATGATGCTCGGCGCCACGGTCGGCATTCAGCTTGCCAGCCGCGCGGGAGCCGAACTGGTGGCGTGGATCGCGACCGGATTCGTGGTGCTCGGCACGATCGCGCTACTGCCGCTGCGGCGCCGCGAGCAACGCTTCGCGGCCCGACCCCGGTAGCCCGGCGCCGTCCGGCCACCGCGCGACCAGCCGTTCGCGCCCGCGACCGGCCTGCTCCAACCAGTCGCTCGCCGTCGCCATCAGGGCATCGAGTTGCAGGCGCCCGCGCGCGGTCAGCGCCAGCCGCGCGTGCGGGGGATGCGGGCGGTGCGCCAGTCCGCGCCTGCGCCACCGTTCCCACAGTTCGCCGAGCAACGCCGCCGGCGACGGCCGGTACCATTCCGACTCGGCGGCGATGCCGTCGGTGAGCCGCAACCCCTGCAGGAGGTGTTCCACCAGCAGGTCGCGTGCCGATACCGGTTCCGTGTTGCACCCCCATCCAATGCCTTGACCGGCCAGGTAGGAGTCGAGCGCCGCCGTGTGGGTGCAGCGCACCGCACCCGATTCGGTGGGCACCGCGCCGCCATACCGGGCCGCGGCCGCCGCCGGCAGCGTGCCGACCGATCCCGGTCCGGCTGCCGCCACCGGCCGCGACTGCAGGGCGTGGCACAGGTAGCGCGATCGGTCGCCTGCTCGTGCGAAGTGGCATACCTCGTAGTCGGCATACCCGCGCCGGCGCAGCCGCTCGCCGGCGGCCAGCCACAGCGCGTCGGCGGCGGCGCTCGGTTGCAGCCCCCCCGCCGGCGGATCCGCCAACTGCAGCAGCGTGACGTGGTCCACACCCAGGTCCGCCACGCGGTCCACGTCCGCCTGCACGTCGGCCACCTGCTGGCCGGGCACGCCGGCGAGCAGATCCAGATTCAGCCTGCCGCGCCAGGCGCGAGAGACCAGCTCCATGGCGGCGTGCAGTTCGGAACCGGTGCAGGGCCGCCCGAGCCGGCGCAACGACGGCTCGGCAAACGACTGCACGCCGATCGACAGACGATCGATGCCGGCGCTCGCGCAGGTCTCCAGCAGGTCGGGTGTCACGTCCTCGGGGTTCGCCTCCAGCGTACACTCGCACTGCCGACTGCCGCCTTCGTCTGGCGCCGGAGTGAGCAGCGCATCGGCCAGCCCGGTCAGCAGCCGGCGCAGTTCCGCCGGCGGCAGGAAGCTGGGCGTGCCGCCGCCTACGTACAGCGCCGCAACAGGGCGATCTGCCAGCGCATCGCGCAGGGTTTCCACTTCGCTCAATACGGCAGTCACCAACTCAGGCGCCCGGTCCAGGCTGCCGACGGTGACCGGATAGTCGCAATAGGGGCAAAGCGCCGCGCAGAACGGCACGTGGACATAGTACGCGACCGCGGCGCGCCGCGGGGCCGCGGTCATCGCACGCCGGTCAGCGCACCGCCGCCCAGCGCGACGGCGGCCAATAGTGGAACAGGGCCCTCCCTAACACCTTGTCCAGCTTTACGGGGCCGAAGTCTCGGCTGTCGCGGGAGTCGTCGCGATTGTCACCCATCGGCATGAACGCGGCCGGAGGCACCTGCCAGCCATGCTCGAGGCGCCGCCAGTCGCGCGCGAGCGCGTGACTGTGTGGATCCAACTGGTAGCGGGCGCGGGCGATCCAGGTGTTGGAGAAACTGTAGTCGACCCGGCCGAGGTCGCGGATGCGCTCGGCGGCCAACGCCTCCGCGGCCGACACCGGCATGCCCGCGGCAGCCCGCACCCGCGCCATCGAGGCGAGCCGCAGATCAGAATAGCTGTCCTGCGGGAACAACCGCCGCACGCTGTAGGGCAATCCCAGTGCCTGCATCAGCTCCCGCTCCGGGCGCCACGGCCCCGCGCCGCCGACCATGATCTCCACGTCGCCGTCGCGCACGCGTACCCGGTCGCCCGGCATGCCGACGGCTCTCTTGATGAGAAAGTGAGCGCGCGGCCGGCCTTGCTCGTCGGTATCGATGTTGACCAGCGACAGGGTGGCCATGTAGATGACACGCTGCACCAGTTCGAGCACCGGCCCGACCGGTGCGTAGGTGGGGTTCTCGAAGATTATCACCTCGCCGCGGCGCGGCTGCCGCGGGCTCGGCAGCTTGACCGATCCCGGTATCAGCTCGGGCCCGTAGATCAGCTTGTTCACGAAGATGCGGTCGCCCACCAGCAGGGTCGGCACCATCGATTCGGACGGAATGCGGTACGCCTGCAGCAGGAACTGGTTGATCACCAGCACGATCAGAATCGCCGACCCGATCGCCTCCGCCCAATCGAGCAGCGGGTGCTTGCCCTGCATGCGGATCTTGCGGCGCACGCGGCGCAGGCGGCGCCAGGACAGGTACCGTTCGGTAACCGCCACCACTCCGTGCTGCCAGCGCTGCCACGCGTTGGAGAAGTCTGCGGACCGGGGCGGCGACGGCGTCTTGCTCACGCTCCGGTAAGGTAGTGGAACCGCCGTTGTCTGGGCAATGGGCGCTCATCGAGCTATGCGCGGCGTTGGGCGCATACCTATACTTGGCGAACCATGCACGCGCGGCGCGCACGCAACAGGACGCTCCCCAATGCGGCGGACCACCGGGTCCGGCTGCGGCCGGTGGCCGGCATCGCACCGGGCACCTATCTCACCGTGCTGTACGGGTGTGCGGCCGCGGCCCTGCTGTTCGCCACCCTGGTATTGCCCGGCCTGCGCTGGTCCGGCTCGGTGATCGAGTTTACCTCGTCACCGGCCGCGGCCACGGTGTCGGTGGATGGACGTTTTGCCGGCGTCACGCCGCTGGCGGTGCGCGTCGCCGCGGGTACGCGGTCCGTGACCGTGGCCAAGGATTACTTCCATCCTCAGGAGTTGTCGCTGGAGGTGGGCGGCCGCATCCTGCTGAGTTGGCCGCTGCCGCGTCGAGACGCACGCCACGTCGAGTTGGCGCCCGCCGACGCGGAAGGATTGCTGCGCCATGCGCTGCTCGATCTTGCCCGCAATCCGACCGTCGCCCGCATCGTCACCGATGCCGCCGGCGATCTCGCGCTTGCCGGACAACCGTCGACGGAATTGGGCGAGCGCCTGTTGCGCAACGCGATGCTTCTGATCGAGGACGAAGCCGGGCTCGCCGCCCTGCTCGCCGCCCATACCCGGCTCGCGGGCGGCTCGCCGCCGTCGGCCGCGGGAGTGCAGCGGCTGCTGCGAGACCTGGCGCGGCTCGCCGCCGACAGTCCGAGCCTGCCGCTGTGGTTCGCCGCCCTGCTCCCGCGGGAACCGCGGACCGAACTGCTCGCTTCCGACTGGTACGGCGCGGCGGCCGAGCAGGGCCGGCGCCTCGCTGCCGAGCAACCCGCGGCGTCCGGGCCAACCGAGTATCCCGAGGACACCGTGACCGCCGCCGGCATGGTGTTCCACCGCATTCCCGCGGGCACGTTCGTCATGGGCGACGCGCGGCCGCTGACGGGCGCGCAGGAACCGGTGCTGCCGTTCGAGACCTGGCCGCACCGGCTTGCGGTGGCATCGTTCTACCTGCAGCAACGGGAAGTGACGAAGGCCGCATACGCCCGCTTCGTGGCCGAGCGCCCGGAGTGGTCACCGGGGAATCGGGCCGCACTGATGGCGCGCGGAGTAGTCGCACAGGACTACCTGGCGGACTGGGAGAACGGGGCGCCGCCGGCGGGCCGGGAACGGGAGCCGGTGGTGTACGTGTCGGCGCCCGCGGCCGAGGCGTTTGCGGCATGGGTGGGCGAACAACTCGGCGCCGCGCCGAACGGCGGGAGTTGGCAGGTGCGGCTGCCGTCCGAAGTGCAGTGGGAGTACGCCGCGCGCGGCGGCCTGCCCGGTCGGCTCTATCCGGGCGGCGACCGTGCCGAGGGCCATGTCGCCGCCCCCGGTGCAGGACTGCTGCCGGCCGGGTATTCGCCGCCCAACGGTTACGGTCTGCAGGACATGCTAGGCAGCGTGTGGGAGTGGACGGCGGACTGGTACTCGCCGACACGTTACCTGTTCGTCGCGCATGGCGCAGCGGCCCGGCGCACGCACGCGCTGCCGGAGGTCGGCAGCCGGCGTGCGGTGCGCGGCGGGGCGTTTACCTCCGATCCACGTGTGGTCACCGTGTATACCCGTGGTTCGCAGCCGGCCGAGTGGTGCACGCCGGTACTCGGCTTTCGATTGGCGCTGGTACGGTCGTGAGCCGCCGATCCGGCACCGGCGACGAAGCGGTCAAGACGCTCGCCACCAACCGCCGCGCGCGCCACTTCTACCACGTCGACGACCGCCTGGAGTGCGGCATCGCACTGCGCGGCACCGAGGTGAAGTCGCTCAAGGCGGCGCAGTTCTCCTTTACCGATTCGTACGCGCGCATCGCCGACGGCGAACTGCTGCTGGTGGGGCTGCACATTACCCCGTACGCGTTCGGCAACCAGTTCAACCACGACCCCACCCGGACCCGCAAGCTGCTCGCCCACCGCGACGAGATCCGCCGCCTGCGCCGGCGGGTCACCGAGCGCGGGTTGACGCTGGTCCCCCTGCGCTTCTACGTTAAGAGTGGGCTGGTCAAGGTCGAACTCGGCGTGTGCCGGGGCAAGAAGACCTTCGACAAGCGCGAAGACATCAAGCGCCGCGACCTGGAGCGCGACCTGGACCGCCAGGTGCGCAGCGGGCAGCGGAGCTTGTGACCCTGGGTGACCCTGTTTATTTGGGGGTGACCCATACAATTGGGGGTGACTAGGCCTCGACTGGGAGGCATGACGTTTACGGTTGCAGGTGGAGTCCAGCCTCCTTAACCTGGACAATTTGATCTGCCGATACAGATCTAGCACTGGCTGCCTAATATCGTAGCCACGGGGACTTGAAGTGCGGTCCTGAGCGACGAGCATCCCCGACGCAATTCAGGACTTACCGCCACGCCGGCCCGCGGGGGTGGCGGGAAAGACACACAGCGGGCTGCACCGCCGCCCGTGAGCCGGATCACAAAGGCGGCGCGAAGTATTGCAACAGCCGGCTAAACCTGTAGACGCCGTACGCGCACCTTTCAGGACGCGGGTTCGATTCCCGCCACCTCCATCGCCATGCCGCCCGGGCAGAGCATTGCCCGGGTTCGGGCGACTGGCGAATCGTTCCTCTCGACACGGGCCGGGCGGACCACTACCCTGCCCGCGAGCATGACCCGTCCCCGTGAACATGGCGGCGGCCGCCGCGGACCGGCGATTGCCGGCGACCCGACCTCGTTCCCCAGCGATGCCGAGTTGGCGCGCACGCTGACGGCCGGCCAGCGGCAGGCCACCCTTTGCACCCTGACCGCGGACGGCTACCCATACGGCAGCGTGGTTTCCTACGCCGTCGATGACGCCGGTGCGCCGCTGCTGCTGATTTCGGAGCTGGCCGAGCACACCATCAACGCTCGCGGCGACGATCGGGTGAGCATGCTGGTTGCTGCCGCGGCGCCGCGCGACGGCGACCCGCTCGGCAGTGCCCGGCTGACCCTGCTCGGCAGGTTGTGGCGCGCGGACGATCAGTCCGCCCCGCGCGGAACCTACCTGGCCCGCCATCCCTACGCCGCCGGCTATGTCGACTTCTCGGATTTCAGTTTCTGGCGGCTCGACGTGGAGAAGTGCCGCTTCGTGGGCGGCTTCGGGCACATGAGCTGGGTTACCGCCGGCGCCTACCGCGCGGCGGCGGTGGACCCCCTTGCGGAGGACGCGGCTGCCATCATCGGTCACATGAACGAGGACCACGCCGACGCCAACCTGCAATACGTTACCGCGCTCGCGCAACTTCCGGACGCCGGTGCCGCCGTCGTGGTGGGCGTCGACCGCTACGGCGTGACGCTGCGCGCCGACACTCCCGGCGGCCCGCGCCTGGCGCGGATAGGGTTTCCGCAGCCGCTGGCCGATGCCGGCCAGGCGCGCGGTGCGCTGATCCGGCTGCTGCAGCGGGCGCGCGAGAGGACGCGGGACGGCTGACGCTCGGGCCGACTCCTGCCCGTCCCATCCACCCACCGCCGCCGCACCGCGGACGCCGGAGACGCCAAGCTGACGCGGGGCGCCGGCGCCGTTACGGCATGTAGGAACCGCCGCTGACGTGCAGGGACTGGCCGGTGACGTAGCAGCCGGCGTCGGACACGAAGTACAGCACCGCGGCGGCGATGTCCTCCGGGGTGCCGACGCGATTGAGCGGCACCCGCCAGCCGAGAAAGAACTTGTCGTCGTGGGCGGGCGGCGGCGGCCACTTCTCTCCGCGCTCGTCGGCGGTCTGCCGGTTGGTGCCGCCCGGCACGATGGCGTTGGCGGTAATGTAGGGGGCGCCTTCATGAGCGATGCCCTTGGTGAGGGCGATCAGGCCCGCCTTGGAAGCGCCGTAGGTGGCGAACGAAGCGCCTCCCTTGCCGAAGAAGCCGATGTTGGAGGAGATGGTGACCACGCGCCCGT
Proteins encoded in this window:
- a CDS encoding MFS transporter — its product is MRAHRTFSGASPRGSRFRGAVHVPLLARRTLVFGSIRSFAFGILESGPKTFFLLIAVRHFDAGDAVKTLVSLPQAFGLIAALLAVAYLARLPLRRNLVVAGAMALAAVGFFAAAAAGSLTWHVLWLIPASATGAVTLPLYTAIIKENYPARLRGRLVAVELVLAMLGSALFHVVGGAILESSGDRYRIVIAAYGIANLIAAGALLFVPSRRPRRAASAAQAVSPLAALALLWRDRTFGLTVGAWFLFGLGSLLVAPLRILFLTEPRYGFDLPAAQVALIAGTVPDIMRLVFTPIWANLFDRFNFITVRVGLNTCSVLSIVLFFQLHSVPAAIVGAALMGAFNAGGMLAWSLWVTRFADRENTAAYMSAHTFATGMRMMLGATVGIQLASRAGAELVAWIATGFVVLGTIALLPLRRREQRFAARPR
- the ruvA gene encoding Holliday junction branch migration protein RuvA, whose protein sequence is MLYSVTGRLTHKGLDVAHVQVGGLELELSISARSLEALPAPGAEVKLYTFLYHRDDQMRLYGFASQAERALFLDLLRVGGVGPRLVLRILSGIEAAELVQALETNDLPRLVQIPGLGNRTAQKMVLALQGKLSLPPAAAARTPGLEEDLTAALTGMGFGTREARGAVRAAIKELAAEAGAASDSEQEILRRAVARLSSLTAERTPVPAAPGSGTSG
- the ruvB gene encoding Holliday junction branch migration DNA helicase RuvB, with the protein product MADRDVAGTYLPDHDREEGALRPRRLRDFIGHDRLRENLSVFVAAARQRGESLDHVFLSGPPGLGKTTLAAILANEMGVEFQATSAPALEKTGDLVAILTHIGERNVFFIDEIHRLRPPVEELLYTAMEDNEIDVVVGQGPGARSIKIPLPPFTLVGATTKTGLVSGPLHSRFGITTRLDYYQPPEIAAIVRRTAGILQTELDGGAVRVLAQCSRGTPRVANRLVRRMRDYAQVWADGAISLQIVERGLAALEVDSSGLDKLDREILNTIITKYDGGPVGSETLAITISEAVDTLEDVYEPYLIQRGFLQRTARGRVVTPLAYQHLGLPLAGAPSRKGTDADQQVLF
- a CDS encoding YebC/PmpR family DNA-binding transcriptional regulator codes for the protein MSGHSKWHSIRHKKGATDAKRGKIFTKLIREITVAARLGGGDPDANPRLRTVMLKAREANMPRDNIDRAIKKGSGGGEGSDFHELLYEAYGPGGVALLIQVLTDNKNRSAAEIRNILTKGGGNLGETGSVSYLFSRKGVIAFEAERYNEDQVMEVVLEGGAEDVSSDDDTVEVLTGPEDFHATLDVVERAGLEHRMAEISWVPDASMPLDEGKAGSALRLIEALEDHDDVQQVSTNMEAPEPVAADIG
- the queA gene encoding tRNA preQ1(34) S-adenosylmethionine ribosyltransferase-isomerase QueA — encoded protein: MRTSRFCFDLPPELIAQRPAEQRSAARLMVLERASGALHHARVAELPAFLTAGSVLVLNDTRVLHARLSGCLPSGREVPFLLLAGTKGGTRWLALARGARRLARGGRTVAFPGGLSASLGAPPDGSGAVVLSFDRPVEPGYLEQHGSIPLPPYIDRPADAADAERYQTVYAEHPGSAAAPTAGLHFTDVLLRQLRQRGVAVVRVTLHVGTATFAPIRSERIEDHVMHRERYSVPEAAALAVEQARRERRPVVAVGTTVVRTLEAAWDGGTLRRGPGSTDLFIYPGYRFRVVDQLLTNFHTPRSSLLALVCALAGERAIRSAYATAVEMRYRFFSYGDAMLIR
- the tmk gene encoding dTMP kinase, which produces MSDTPDILDRFVVFEGLDGAGTSTQLGMLRDALRERGTACFATCEPTDGPIGRLIRAVLRGELSVSGCTLALLFAADRSEHLHAPDGVLAVLRGGGYVASDRYLFSSVVYQSTDCPADYVSAINARFPLPRRLIFIDTPPEECQRRVAARGARELFDRLPLQRRLRERYLEVNAHYAALGVEVVTVDGSGPPAAVFDRIWKHMARF
- the ruvC gene encoding crossover junction endodeoxyribonuclease RuvC, whose translation is MSVVLGIDPGLASTGYGVLAATGSRVRRIADGVIRTPAGADYGDRLVMLGDGLRQVIERYRPDESAIEELYFSRNVRTAFAVAQARGVIILVLAQCKVNYGEYAPGAVKQAVAGHSRAPKEQVMRSVKMVLGLHDEPVSDHSADALAVALCHVQHAPVRAALARAAATR